In the Staphylococcus sp. IVB6240 genome, one interval contains:
- a CDS encoding Glu/Leu/Phe/Val dehydrogenase, with product MSEKNNLVTSTQGIIKEAMHKLGFDDGMYELIKEPLRFLTVRIPVRMDDGTVKTFTGYRAQHNDAVGPTKGGVRFHPDVDEEEVKALSMWMTLKCGIVDLPYGGGKGGIICDPRQMSIHEVERLSRGYVRAISQIVGPTKDIPAPDVFTNSQIMAWMMDEYSQMDAFNSPGFITGKPIVLGGSQGRDRSTALGVVIAIEEAAKRRGKTIKDSRIVIQGFGNAGSFLAKFLNDAGAKIVGISDAYGALHDPEGLDIDYLLDRRDSFGTVTNLFEDTITNKELFELDCDILVPAAIANQITADNAGDIKADIVVEAANGPTTPEATKILTDRGILLVPDVLASAGGVTVSYFEWVQNNTGYYWSEEEVNEKLREKLVTAFDTIYSLSENRKIDMRLAAYIVGIKRTAEAARYRGWA from the coding sequence ATGTCTGAAAAAAATAATCTAGTGACGTCAACGCAAGGTATCATTAAAGAAGCGATGCACAAATTGGGCTTTGATGATGGAATGTATGAACTAATCAAAGAACCGTTAAGATTTTTAACAGTACGTATTCCAGTAAGAATGGATGACGGAACGGTTAAAACTTTTACAGGTTATCGTGCACAACATAATGATGCTGTGGGACCAACTAAAGGTGGCGTTCGTTTCCACCCAGATGTAGATGAAGAAGAAGTTAAAGCATTGTCTATGTGGATGACGTTAAAATGTGGTATCGTTGACCTCCCTTATGGTGGGGGAAAAGGGGGCATTATTTGTGACCCACGTCAAATGAGTATTCATGAAGTAGAACGCTTATCACGTGGTTACGTTCGTGCAATTTCTCAAATTGTAGGACCAACAAAAGATATCCCAGCACCAGATGTTTTCACGAACTCTCAAATCATGGCTTGGATGATGGATGAATACAGCCAAATGGATGCATTTAACTCTCCAGGATTTATCACAGGGAAACCAATCGTATTAGGTGGTTCACAAGGTCGTGACCGCTCAACAGCATTAGGTGTTGTTATTGCGATTGAGGAAGCAGCCAAACGTCGTGGTAAAACAATTAAAGATTCACGTATCGTTATTCAAGGATTCGGTAATGCAGGTAGTTTCTTAGCAAAATTCTTAAATGATGCAGGTGCTAAGATTGTAGGTATTTCTGATGCATACGGTGCATTACACGATCCAGAAGGTTTAGATATCGACTACTTATTAGATCGTCGTGATAGTTTCGGTACAGTAACAAACTTATTTGAAGATACAATTACGAACAAAGAATTGTTTGAATTAGATTGTGATATTCTTGTACCAGCAGCGATTGCGAACCAAATCACAGCAGATAATGCTGGCGATATTAAAGCAGATATCGTTGTAGAAGCAGCGAATGGTCCAACGACACCAGAAGCAACGAAGATCTTAACGGATCGCGGTATTTTATTAGTACCAGACGTGCTTGCTAGTGCAGGTGGCGTAACAGTATCATACTTTGAATGGGTACAAAACAATACAGGTTACTACTGGTCAGAAGAAGAAGTTAATGAAAAGTTACGTGAAAAGTTAGTTACAGCATTTGACACAATTTATAGCTTATCAGAAAACCGTAAAATCGATATGAGACTTGCAGCATACATTGTAGGTATTAAACGTACAGCTGAAGCAGCAAGATATCGTGGTTGGGCATAA
- the lepB gene encoding signal peptidase I produces the protein MKKETMEWIISIGLALLIVGLLYTFIIRPYNVQGDSMDPTLKDGDRLIVNKIGKTLGHLDNGNVIVFHADESADYVKRIIGKPGDHVEYKNDQLYLNGKKVDEPYLAYNLKHKTYDEITGPLNSQDLQGSDGKYKIPKDKYLVLGDNREVSKDSRTIGLIDKDQIVGKVSLRFWPVSDFKFNFNPDHTEESP, from the coding sequence GTGAAAAAGGAAACAATGGAATGGATTATTTCGATAGGGTTAGCACTACTTATCGTTGGATTACTTTATACATTTATTATTAGACCTTACAACGTACAAGGTGACTCAATGGATCCAACATTAAAAGATGGTGATCGCTTAATTGTTAATAAGATTGGCAAAACGCTGGGTCACCTTGATAACGGTAATGTGATTGTCTTCCATGCTGATGAATCAGCAGACTATGTAAAACGTATTATTGGTAAACCAGGGGATCATGTCGAATATAAAAATGATCAACTTTATTTAAATGGTAAAAAAGTAGATGAACCATATCTAGCTTATAATCTAAAACATAAAACATATGATGAAATTACCGGACCTTTAAATTCTCAAGATTTACAAGGCAGTGATGGCAAATATAAAATACCTAAAGATAAGTATTTGGTATTAGGTGATAATCGTGAGGTTAGTAAAGATAGCCGAACAATCGGTTTAATTGATAAAGATCAAATTGTTGGTAAGGTGTCATTAAGATTCTGGCCAGTAAGTGATTTTAAATTTAACTTTAATCCAGACCATACAGAAGAATCACCATAA
- the argH gene encoding argininosuccinate lyase produces MSKKAWGGRFEEKPEDWVDAFNASIHFDKNLVDEDIQGSIAHATMLANQGILTQDEASIIISELKVIQQDIHDNKVPLQESLEDIHLNIEHELIQRIGSVGGKLHTGRSRNDQVATDMHLYTKKEVQNIITGITSFQQTIVTLAEQHVDTIMPGYTHLQRAQPISFAHHVMTYFWMLERDKSRFTDALKRIDLSPLGAAALSGTTYPIDRHETQSLLGFGGIYENSLDAVSDRDYIVETLHNISLTMVHLSRFAEEIIFWSSEEAKFVTLSDAFSTGSSIMPQKKNPDMAELIRGKVGRTTGHLMSMLMTLKGLPLAYNKDMQEDKEGLFDAVHTLKGSLKIFEGMVASMSVNTDRLATTVRQDFSNATELADYLVMKDIPFRDAHEIVGKLVLWSIQNNLYLLDVPLDVYQAQAPEIDKDIYTYLQPDEAVKRRKSYGATGQDAVKHQIEVAKQHL; encoded by the coding sequence ATGAGTAAAAAAGCATGGGGCGGTAGATTTGAAGAAAAACCAGAAGATTGGGTAGATGCGTTTAATGCATCTATCCACTTTGATAAAAACTTAGTAGATGAAGATATTCAAGGAAGTATCGCCCATGCTACAATGCTCGCAAATCAAGGCATTTTAACGCAGGACGAGGCTTCTATAATCATTTCAGAACTTAAAGTCATTCAACAAGATATCCACGACAACAAAGTTCCTTTACAAGAGTCTCTCGAGGATATTCATCTCAATATCGAACACGAACTCATTCAACGTATTGGTTCTGTTGGTGGTAAATTGCATACAGGACGTAGCCGTAATGACCAAGTTGCAACAGATATGCATTTATATACGAAAAAAGAAGTTCAAAATATCATCACAGGTATCACTTCTTTCCAACAAACAATTGTTACATTAGCAGAACAACATGTTGATACGATTATGCCTGGCTATACACATTTACAACGTGCTCAGCCCATCTCATTTGCACATCATGTCATGACTTATTTTTGGATGTTAGAGCGTGATAAATCGAGATTTACAGATGCATTAAAACGTATTGACTTATCTCCATTAGGTGCTGCTGCGTTAAGTGGTACAACATATCCAATCGATCGACATGAAACACAATCCTTACTTGGGTTTGGTGGTATCTATGAAAATAGTCTAGATGCTGTTAGTGATCGTGATTACATCGTAGAAACATTACACAATATTAGCTTAACCATGGTCCACCTCTCACGTTTTGCTGAAGAGATTATTTTCTGGTCATCAGAAGAAGCAAAGTTTGTCACATTATCAGATGCTTTCTCTACAGGTTCATCCATTATGCCACAGAAGAAAAACCCAGATATGGCTGAGTTGATTCGTGGTAAAGTTGGTCGTACAACTGGCCATCTGATGAGTATGTTAATGACACTAAAAGGTTTGCCATTAGCATATAACAAAGATATGCAAGAAGATAAAGAAGGACTATTTGATGCTGTTCATACACTGAAAGGTTCATTAAAAATCTTTGAAGGTATGGTAGCAAGTATGTCCGTCAATACAGATAGATTGGCTACAACTGTCAGACAAGACTTTTCAAATGCAACTGAGTTAGCAGACTATCTCGTTATGAAAGATATTCCATTTAGAGATGCTCATGAAATTGTTGGTAAGCTTGTACTCTGGTCTATTCAAAATAACTTATATCTTCTTGATGTACCATTAGATGTCTATCAAGCACAAGCACCAGAAATCGATAAAGATATTTACACATATCTTCAACCAGATGAAGCAGTTAAACGTCGTAAAAGTTATGGCGCAACAGGTCAAGATGCGGTTAAACACCAAATTGAAGTTGCAAAACAACATTTATAA
- the arcC gene encoding carbamate kinase, with translation MSKIVVALGGNALGQSPKEQLNVLKNTAKSLVSLIDKGHDVVVSHGNGPQVGSINLGLNYAAEHHQGPAFPFPECSAMSQAYIGYQMQESIQNELYAMGIDKQVVTLVTRVEVATNDPAFNHPTKPIGLFYTKEQAHETKQIKGYTFIEDSGRGYRRVVPSAQPINIIELDSIKTLNTSGKLVIAAGGGGIPVAKEANFYKGIDAVIDKDKTSALLAAHLKFDQLIILTAVDYVYLNYGKINQKPLKTISVDEIQKHIPDNQFAKGSMLPKVEAAIQFLEKNPKGSVLITSLEKLKDALDGKIGTYIHNEKNRDTIM, from the coding sequence ATGTCTAAGATTGTCGTCGCTTTAGGTGGTAACGCCCTAGGTCAATCTCCTAAAGAACAATTGAATGTATTAAAAAATACAGCTAAGTCATTAGTCAGTTTAATCGATAAAGGACATGACGTTGTCGTGAGTCATGGTAATGGTCCACAAGTCGGAAGTATTAACCTAGGATTGAACTATGCTGCTGAACACCATCAAGGTCCCGCCTTTCCATTTCCTGAGTGTAGTGCTATGAGCCAAGCTTATATTGGCTATCAAATGCAAGAAAGTATACAAAATGAGTTATACGCCATGGGTATTGATAAACAAGTTGTAACACTCGTTACCCGAGTAGAAGTTGCAACTAATGATCCTGCCTTTAATCATCCTACTAAACCCATTGGCTTATTCTATACAAAAGAACAAGCACATGAAACCAAACAAATAAAGGGATATACTTTCATTGAAGATTCTGGGCGTGGTTATCGTCGTGTTGTCCCTTCAGCACAACCTATTAATATTATTGAATTAGACAGTATTAAAACATTAAACACAAGTGGAAAATTAGTCATCGCAGCTGGTGGCGGTGGTATCCCTGTTGCCAAAGAAGCAAATTTTTATAAAGGGATTGATGCTGTGATTGACAAAGACAAAACAAGTGCGTTATTAGCAGCACATTTGAAATTTGATCAGCTCATTATTTTAACAGCTGTAGATTATGTTTATCTTAATTATGGCAAAATTAACCAGAAGCCACTTAAAACAATATCTGTAGATGAAATCCAAAAACATATTCCTGATAATCAATTTGCTAAAGGGAGTATGCTTCCAAAAGTCGAGGCAGCGATACAATTTCTCGAGAAAAATCCTAAAGGTAGCGTTTTAATTACCTCTCTTGAAAAGTTAAAAGATGCATTAGATGGCAAAATAGGTACGTATATACACAATGAAAAAAACAGAGACACCATCATGTAG
- a CDS encoding IS110 family transposase, whose protein sequence is MIYIEYFGIDVGKGKSFIAHYSNETFIDEFELIHNKSGFENLLNYVKQYAGIYILLESTGIYSKPLERFCNENYIPYSIVNPLESKLMTNTLRTWKTDKSDAHKLANLAKHYNKQPSQNMIKDIHIKIREVTRYYEELSNQMTYLKSTLIQLLDMTFPELQILFKDRYSKIALRVAKLFPHPDYVDVNNVSKLKELIANSTNKRLSDKKVNSYVEKLVSYTNESYPSVPADSFFVDKLIYTIDDLLNSMERQLAIQTQLIDLAQTLDEFKILTSIPGIGELTAAMVIGELGDIRAFTSHKQLNAYIGIDIKRYQSGKTHYKDKINKRGNKRARSLFYIIVQNMLKVQRLYANHIVDYYYKLKEQPYGKGHKTAVIACVNKLLKTIHHLVINNKEYDYRMSPH, encoded by the coding sequence GTGATTTATATCGAATATTTTGGTATCGATGTAGGGAAAGGGAAAAGCTTTATTGCACATTATTCAAACGAAACTTTTATAGACGAGTTTGAATTAATTCATAATAAAAGCGGCTTTGAAAATCTATTGAATTATGTAAAACAATATGCAGGGATTTATATCCTTCTTGAATCAACAGGTATATATTCCAAACCGCTAGAAAGATTCTGTAATGAAAATTACATCCCTTACAGTATAGTGAATCCGTTAGAGTCTAAGTTAATGACAAATACACTTAGAACATGGAAAACAGATAAATCAGATGCTCATAAGTTGGCAAATCTTGCGAAGCATTATAATAAGCAACCATCTCAAAATATGATAAAAGATATTCACATCAAAATAAGAGAAGTGACAAGATATTATGAAGAACTTTCTAATCAAATGACATACTTAAAAAGTACATTGATTCAGTTATTAGATATGACCTTTCCAGAACTACAAATTTTATTTAAAGACAGATACTCTAAAATCGCGTTGAGAGTTGCGAAGCTATTTCCACATCCAGATTATGTAGATGTTAATAATGTATCAAAATTGAAAGAGCTAATCGCTAATAGTACTAATAAACGATTGTCAGACAAAAAGGTAAATTCATATGTGGAGAAGTTAGTTTCTTATACGAATGAAAGTTATCCATCAGTACCCGCTGATTCATTCTTCGTAGATAAACTCATCTACACAATTGATGATTTACTTAATTCAATGGAAAGACAATTAGCCATTCAAACTCAACTTATTGACTTAGCTCAAACACTTGATGAATTTAAAATATTAACATCTATTCCAGGTATTGGAGAGTTAACTGCAGCTATGGTAATTGGAGAACTAGGTGATATACGTGCTTTCACTTCTCATAAACAGCTGAATGCTTATATTGGTATTGATATAAAAAGATATCAATCAGGAAAAACACATTACAAAGACAAAATAAATAAGCGAGGAAATAAACGTGCAAGGTCATTATTTTACATCATTGTACAAAACATGTTGAAAGTACAAAGACTATATGCCAACCACATTGTTGATTACTATTATAAATTAAAAGAACAGCCTTATGGAAAAGGCCATAAGACTGCAGTTATTGCTTGTGTGAACAAGCTGTTAAAAACTATTCATCACTTAGTTATTAACAATAAAGAATACGATTATCGAATGTCACCGCACTGA
- a CDS encoding glucose-6-phosphate isomerase, whose translation MTHIQFDYKKALQFFGQHELDQQQDQVKLIHRTIHEGTGAGNDFLGWVDLPVNYDKEEFDRILKAAEAIKSHSDVLVVIGIGGSYLGARSAIEMLTPTFKKNHDVPEIIFAGHHLSSSYTQELIEYLDGKDFSVNVISKSGTTTEPAVAFRLFKQLLEEKYGKEEAVKRIFATTDKAKGALKQLATNEGYESFVVPDDVGGRFSVLTAVGLLPIAVAGIDIAAMMAGAAKAREELSSDDLTQNIAYQYASIRNILYSKGYTTEMLINYEPSLQYFNEWWKQLFGESEGKDLKGIYPSSANFTTDLHSLGQYVQEGRRFLFETVLKVESPKYDITIEEDADDLDGLNYLAGKTVDEVNTKAFEGTLLAHTDGGVPNLVVTLPKLDAETYSYLVYFFELSVAMSGYQLGVNPFNQPGVEAYKQNMFALLGKPGFEDKKKDLEARL comes from the coding sequence ATGACACATATCCAATTTGATTACAAAAAAGCACTACAATTCTTTGGACAACATGAATTAGATCAACAACAAGATCAAGTGAAACTGATTCATCGTACAATCCATGAAGGAACAGGCGCTGGCAATGACTTTTTAGGATGGGTTGATTTACCAGTAAATTATGATAAAGAAGAATTTGACCGTATTTTAAAAGCGGCAGAAGCCATTAAATCACATTCAGATGTATTAGTTGTGATTGGTATTGGTGGTTCATATTTAGGTGCGCGTTCAGCAATTGAAATGCTTACACCAACATTTAAAAAGAATCATGATGTACCAGAGATTATTTTTGCAGGTCATCATCTTTCTTCATCATATACACAAGAATTAATTGAGTATTTAGATGGTAAAGATTTCTCAGTAAATGTTATCTCTAAATCTGGTACAACAACAGAACCAGCTGTAGCATTCCGTCTATTCAAACAGTTGTTAGAAGAAAAATACGGTAAAGAAGAAGCTGTAAAACGTATCTTTGCAACAACTGATAAAGCTAAAGGTGCGTTAAAGCAACTTGCGACAAATGAAGGATATGAATCATTCGTTGTACCGGATGATGTGGGTGGACGTTTCTCTGTATTAACAGCAGTTGGTTTATTACCAATCGCAGTAGCAGGAATTGATATTGCGGCAATGATGGCAGGTGCAGCTAAGGCACGTGAAGAATTATCATCTGATGATTTAACACAAAATATTGCATACCAATATGCATCTATCCGTAATATTTTATACAGTAAAGGGTATACAACAGAAATGTTGATTAACTATGAACCATCATTACAATACTTTAATGAATGGTGGAAACAATTATTTGGTGAATCTGAAGGTAAAGACTTGAAAGGTATTTATCCATCAAGCGCAAACTTCACAACAGACTTACATTCATTAGGTCAATATGTACAAGAAGGACGTCGCTTCTTATTTGAAACAGTATTAAAAGTTGAATCACCAAAATATGACATTACGATTGAAGAAGATGCAGATGACTTAGATGGCCTAAACTACTTAGCTGGTAAAACAGTTGATGAAGTGAATACAAAAGCATTTGAAGGTACATTATTAGCACACACAGATGGTGGCGTACCAAACTTAGTCGTGACATTACCAAAATTAGATGCTGAAACTTACAGCTATCTTGTATACTTCTTTGAATTATCTGTAGCAATGAGTGGCTACCAATTAGGTGTAAATCCATTCAACCAACCAGGTGTAGAAGCATATAAACAAAATATGTTTGCATTACTTGGTAAACCAGGATTTGAAGATAAGAAAAAAGATTTAGAAGCACGTTTATAG
- a CDS encoding argininosuccinate synthase has protein sequence MKQKVVLAYSGGLDTSVAVQWLIEQGYDVVACCLDVGEGKDLDVVYQKALDMGAVESHIIDATKEFAEEYVGYAIKGNLMYEQTYPLVSALSRPLISKKLVEIAHKTDAVAIAHGCTGKGNDQVRFEVAIKALDPNLKVIAPVREWGWSREEELEYAKKHNIPVPVGKDSPYSIDQNLWGRANECGVLEDPYVAPPADAYDLTNELEDTPDEADEIIITFTEGLPTHIDGKAYELDDMILHLNDVAGKHGIGRIDHIENRLVGIKSREVYEVPGAEVILKAHKGLETITLSKDVAHFKPVVEKQLSEMVYNGLWFSPLTDALKAFIDHTQKYVTGDVRVKLFKGHAVVNGRKSDYTLYNEKLATYTKEDAFNQQSAVGFIDIFGLPTQVNAMLHGGYADE, from the coding sequence ATGAAACAGAAGGTAGTATTAGCATATTCAGGTGGTTTAGATACAAGCGTGGCCGTGCAATGGCTGATTGAACAAGGATACGATGTTGTTGCATGTTGCTTAGACGTTGGTGAAGGAAAAGATTTAGACGTTGTTTATCAAAAAGCGTTAGATATGGGTGCCGTTGAGTCTCACATCATTGATGCAACAAAAGAATTCGCGGAAGAATACGTGGGCTATGCAATCAAAGGTAACTTAATGTATGAACAAACGTACCCACTCGTATCTGCATTGTCACGACCTTTAATTTCAAAAAAACTCGTCGAAATTGCACATAAAACAGATGCGGTTGCAATTGCACACGGATGTACAGGTAAAGGAAATGACCAAGTACGTTTCGAAGTAGCAATTAAAGCATTAGACCCTAACTTAAAAGTAATTGCACCAGTTAGAGAATGGGGCTGGAGCCGTGAAGAAGAGTTAGAATATGCCAAAAAACATAACATTCCAGTACCAGTTGGCAAAGATTCTCCATACTCAATTGACCAAAACTTATGGGGCCGTGCAAATGAATGTGGTGTATTAGAAGATCCATATGTTGCACCACCTGCTGATGCTTATGATTTAACAAACGAATTAGAAGATACACCAGATGAAGCAGATGAGATTATCATTACATTTACAGAAGGTCTTCCTACTCATATCGATGGTAAAGCTTATGAATTAGATGATATGATTCTACATTTAAATGATGTCGCAGGAAAACATGGTATTGGAAGAATTGACCATATTGAAAATAGACTTGTAGGTATCAAATCAAGAGAAGTTTATGAAGTACCTGGTGCTGAAGTGATCTTAAAAGCACATAAAGGTTTAGAAACGATTACACTTTCTAAAGATGTTGCACACTTTAAACCAGTGGTAGAAAAGCAACTATCAGAAATGGTCTATAACGGTTTATGGTTCTCTCCACTTACAGATGCCCTAAAAGCATTCATTGATCATACACAAAAATATGTAACAGGTGATGTGAGAGTTAAGCTCTTCAAAGGTCATGCTGTTGTTAATGGTAGAAAATCAGACTATACACTTTATAATGAAAAATTAGCAACTTATACAAAAGAAGATGCATTCAATCAACAATCAGCTGTTGGCTTTATCGATATTTTCGGTTTACCAACACAAGTGAATGCAATGTTACACGGAGGTTATGCAGATGAGTAA